One Methylosinus sp. C49 DNA segment encodes these proteins:
- a CDS encoding L,D-transpeptidase yields the protein MYFRRSSLSVALALGFGCAAPAAQAFENPFAFLFSGRSAASAPSSADGQLSGEYSSTRSVVADPTRQRPGTITVDTQNRVLYLSMNDGQAIRYGVGVGRPGFTWRGHTHIGRKEAWPAWTPPSAMLHRRPDLPRHMSGGANNPLGARAMYLYSGGRDTMFRIHGSNEPWTIGHGVSSGCIRMLNGDVSDLYSRVKVGTQVRVL from the coding sequence ATGTATTTTCGTCGTTCGTCTCTTTCTGTCGCGCTCGCGCTGGGCTTCGGCTGCGCCGCGCCCGCCGCGCAGGCTTTCGAAAACCCGTTCGCCTTTCTGTTCAGCGGACGCTCGGCGGCAAGCGCTCCGTCCTCCGCGGACGGCCAGCTCTCCGGCGAATATTCCTCGACGCGCTCGGTCGTCGCCGATCCGACCCGCCAGCGGCCGGGCACGATCACTGTCGACACGCAGAATCGCGTTCTCTATCTGTCGATGAACGATGGCCAGGCGATCCGCTATGGCGTCGGCGTCGGCCGTCCGGGCTTCACCTGGCGCGGCCATACGCATATCGGCCGCAAGGAGGCCTGGCCGGCCTGGACGCCGCCTTCGGCCATGCTGCACCGCCGCCCGGATCTGCCGCGCCATATGAGCGGCGGAGCCAATAATCCGCTCGGCGCACGCGCCATGTATCTCTATTCGGGCGGCCGCGACACTATGTTCCGCATCCATGGCTCCAACGAGCCCTGGACGATCGGCCATGGCGTCTCTTCCGGCTGCATCCGCATGCTGAATGGCGACGTCAGCGACCTCTATAGCCGCGTTAAGGTCGGCACGCAGGTCCGCGTTCTCTGA
- a CDS encoding glutamate synthase subunit beta — protein sequence MGKVTGFLEVDRQDRKYKPAADRIRHYDEFVIPLSEEATRNQAARCMDCGIPFCHNGCPVNNQIPDWNDLVYNGEWRRALANLHSTNNFPEFTGRVCPAPCEASCTLNLVDQPVTIKTIECSIVDRGFEAGWIVAEPPKTKTGKRIAVVGSGPAGLAAAQQLARVGHDVHVYEKFAKAGGLLRYGIPDFKMEKHLIDRRVAQIEAEGVAFHYNVHVGVDLETEKLVAEHDAVVLAGGSEQPRDLPIPGRDLRGVHFAMDFLPQQNRRVSGEPLVTNEPILASGKHVVVIGGGDTGSDCIGTSVRQGALSVTQLEIMPRPPEKEAKLVTWPDWPLKLRTSSSHDEGSTREFAVMTREFIGADGAVTGLRCERVDGKLAAIPGSEFTLKADLVLLAMGFVSPVREGLLEKLAVTLDPRGNVAADVKSYRSSREKVFACGDMRRGQSLVVWAIREGRQCAASVDAFLMGETNLPR from the coding sequence ATGGGAAAGGTCACTGGGTTTCTGGAAGTCGACCGGCAGGACCGCAAATATAAGCCGGCCGCTGACCGTATCCGCCATTATGACGAATTCGTCATTCCTCTCTCCGAGGAGGCGACGCGCAATCAGGCGGCGCGCTGCATGGATTGCGGCATTCCGTTCTGCCACAATGGCTGCCCGGTCAATAATCAGATCCCGGATTGGAATGATCTCGTTTATAATGGCGAGTGGCGCCGCGCGCTGGCCAATCTCCACTCGACCAATAATTTCCCGGAGTTCACCGGCCGCGTCTGCCCCGCGCCCTGCGAGGCCTCCTGCACGCTGAATCTCGTCGACCAGCCGGTCACGATCAAGACGATCGAATGTTCGATCGTCGACCGCGGCTTCGAGGCGGGCTGGATCGTGGCCGAGCCGCCGAAGACCAAGACCGGCAAGCGCATCGCCGTGGTCGGCTCCGGCCCCGCCGGCCTCGCCGCCGCCCAGCAGCTGGCGCGCGTCGGCCATGACGTGCATGTCTATGAGAAGTTCGCCAAGGCCGGCGGCCTGCTGCGCTATGGCATTCCCGACTTCAAGATGGAGAAGCACCTCATCGACCGCCGTGTGGCGCAGATCGAGGCGGAAGGCGTGGCCTTCCACTATAATGTGCATGTCGGCGTCGATCTCGAGACGGAAAAGCTCGTCGCCGAGCATGACGCCGTCGTTCTCGCAGGCGGCTCCGAGCAGCCCCGCGATCTTCCCATTCCGGGGCGCGATCTGCGCGGCGTGCATTTCGCCATGGATTTCCTGCCGCAGCAGAACCGTCGCGTCTCCGGCGAGCCGCTCGTCACCAATGAGCCGATCCTCGCCTCCGGCAAGCATGTCGTCGTCATCGGCGGCGGCGACACGGGCTCGGACTGCATCGGCACTTCGGTGCGCCAGGGCGCGCTTTCGGTGACGCAGCTCGAGATCATGCCGCGTCCGCCGGAGAAGGAAGCCAAGCTCGTCACCTGGCCGGACTGGCCGCTGAAGCTGCGCACCTCCTCTTCCCATGACGAGGGCTCGACGCGCGAGTTCGCGGTGATGACGCGCGAGTTCATCGGCGCCGACGGAGCCGTCACAGGCCTGCGCTGCGAGCGCGTCGACGGCAAGCTGGCCGCCATTCCCGGCAGCGAGTTCACGCTGAAGGCCGATCTCGTGCTGCTGGCCATGGGCTTCGTCTCGCCGGTCCGCGAGGGCCTGCTGGAAAAGCTCGCGGTCACACTGGACCCGCGCGGCAATGTGGCCGCCGACGTCAAATCCTATCGATCGTCACGCGAAAAAGTCTTCGCGTGCGGAGACATGCGGCGCGGGCAATCGCTCGTCGTATGGGCGATCCGCGAGGGCCGGCAGTGCGCCGCCTCGGTGGACGCCTTCCTGATGGGCGAAACAAATCTACCGAGGTGA
- a CDS encoding branched-chain amino acid aminotransferase: MSVLPFDQRDGYIWFNGALIPWRDAKLHVLSHGLHYGSSVFEGERAYGGVIFKSTEHSERFKRSAQILDFEIPYSVAELDAAKAAVVKANGFDSCYVRPVAWRGSEMMAVAAQNSTINVAIAVWDWPSMFDVATKMKGIRLDVADYRRPDPQTAPSLAKAAGLYMICTISKHRAERRGYADALMLDWQGRVAECTGANIFFVKDGVLHTPLADCFLDGITRRTVIDLARRRGMEVVERRIMPEELPEFSECFICGTGAEVTPVAEAGPYRFTPGAISRTLIEDYTREVDPKAAAA, translated from the coding sequence ATGTCGGTTTTGCCCTTCGACCAGCGCGACGGCTACATCTGGTTCAATGGCGCGCTCATCCCCTGGCGCGACGCCAAGCTCCATGTTCTCTCGCACGGGCTGCACTACGGCTCCAGCGTGTTCGAGGGCGAGCGCGCCTATGGCGGCGTGATCTTCAAATCGACCGAGCATTCCGAGCGCTTCAAGCGTTCTGCGCAAATCCTCGACTTCGAGATTCCCTATAGCGTCGCCGAGCTCGACGCCGCCAAGGCCGCGGTGGTGAAGGCCAATGGCTTCGACAGCTGCTATGTGCGGCCGGTGGCTTGGCGCGGCAGCGAGATGATGGCCGTCGCCGCGCAGAATTCGACGATCAATGTCGCGATCGCCGTGTGGGACTGGCCGAGCATGTTCGACGTCGCCACCAAGATGAAGGGCATTCGTCTCGACGTCGCCGATTATCGCCGGCCCGATCCGCAGACCGCGCCCTCCCTGGCCAAGGCGGCGGGCCTCTATATGATCTGCACCATCTCCAAGCATCGCGCCGAGCGTCGCGGCTACGCCGACGCTCTAATGCTGGACTGGCAGGGCCGCGTCGCCGAATGCACCGGCGCCAATATCTTCTTCGTGAAGGACGGCGTGCTGCATACGCCTCTCGCCGATTGCTTCCTCGACGGCATCACCCGCCGCACGGTCATCGATCTCGCCCGTCGTCGCGGGATGGAGGTGGTCGAGCGTCGCATCATGCCGGAGGAGCTGCCGGAGTTCAGCGAATGCTTCATCTGCGGCACGGGCGCCGAGGTCACTCCGGTCGCAGAGGCCGGCCCCTATCGCTTCACGCCGGGCGCCATCTCGCGCACGCTGATCGAGGACTACACGCGCGAGGTCGATCCGAAAGCGGCCGCCGCCTGA
- a CDS encoding MarR family transcriptional regulator — MVGREPAPESEPMFDLIELFFFAYRDFVGDADRLLENYQFGRAHHRVLHFVYRRPGLAIAALLDILKITKQSLNRVLKQLLDAGFVEAREGATDRRQRLLYPTAKGARLAQELATLQSERFRRVFGELPPEAREATVDFLLAMVNAPDREKVRAHLPPRRRRRPLAEDDAA; from the coding sequence CTGGTCGGACGCGAGCCCGCGCCCGAGAGCGAGCCCATGTTCGATCTCATCGAGCTGTTCTTCTTCGCCTATCGCGATTTCGTCGGCGACGCCGACCGGCTGCTGGAGAATTATCAGTTCGGCCGCGCTCATCACCGCGTGCTGCATTTCGTCTATCGCCGCCCCGGCCTCGCCATCGCCGCTTTGCTCGATATTCTGAAAATCACCAAGCAGAGCCTCAACCGCGTGCTCAAGCAATTGCTCGACGCCGGATTCGTCGAGGCGCGCGAGGGCGCGACCGATCGTCGCCAGCGCCTCCTCTATCCGACGGCCAAGGGCGCGCGTCTCGCCCAGGAGCTGGCGACGCTGCAATCGGAGCGCTTCCGCCGCGTCTTCGGCGAGCTGCCGCCGGAGGCGCGCGAGGCGACCGTCGATTTTCTGCTGGCCATGGTCAACGCCCCGGACCGCGAGAAAGTGCGCGCCCATCTGCCGCCGCGCCGGCGTCGGCGGCCGCTCGCCGAAGACGACGCCGCATGA
- a CDS encoding response regulator, with amino-acid sequence MSAPAAQTAAEPGPHILVVDDDRRIRSLLSRYLAAEGYLVSAAADAAQARARLADMTFDLIVLDVMMPGESGPEFARKLRAEAEPLRSSPILMLTARGETADRVAGLEAGVDDYLAKPFEPRELSLRIASILRRAGRATRPAPATASVRFGAFGFDLEKGRLREHDRIVHLTTREEEILRVLAMNAGEIVSRQRLAQRLVNGKVESAGERSVDVEVARLRRKLESDAQGPRHLQTIRGRGYRLWADAVIGPDEEYGKAQ; translated from the coding sequence ATGAGCGCGCCGGCGGCGCAGACCGCGGCCGAGCCCGGCCCGCATATTCTCGTCGTCGACGACGACAGGCGCATACGCTCGCTGCTGTCGCGCTATCTCGCCGCCGAGGGCTATCTGGTCAGCGCCGCCGCCGACGCCGCCCAGGCGCGCGCGCGGCTCGCGGACATGACCTTCGACCTCATTGTCCTCGACGTGATGATGCCGGGCGAGAGCGGGCCGGAATTCGCGCGCAAATTGCGCGCCGAGGCGGAGCCGCTGCGCTCCTCCCCCATTCTCATGCTGACCGCGCGCGGCGAGACGGCCGATCGCGTGGCCGGGCTGGAGGCCGGCGTCGACGATTACCTCGCCAAGCCCTTCGAGCCGCGCGAATTGTCGCTGCGCATCGCCAGCATTCTGCGCCGCGCCGGCCGCGCCACCCGCCCCGCCCCGGCGACCGCGAGCGTGCGCTTCGGCGCTTTCGGCTTCGATCTCGAAAAGGGCCGATTGCGCGAGCATGATCGAATCGTCCATTTGACGACTCGCGAAGAGGAGATTCTGCGCGTGCTGGCAATGAATGCGGGCGAGATCGTGTCACGGCAGAGGTTGGCGCAACGCCTCGTCAATGGCAAAGTCGAGAGCGCGGGCGAGCGCAGCGTCGATGTCGAGGTGGCGCGGCTGCGCCGCAAGCTCGAGAGCGACGCGCAAGGCCCGCGCCATTTGCAGACGATCCGCGGCCGCGGCTACAGGCTGTGGGCGGACGCCGTCATCGGACCGGACGAGGAATACGGAAAAGCGCAATGA
- a CDS encoding ATP-binding protein, which produces MTSALPAALDAPRQLWRRFAGWLHERMPKGLYARSLLIVILPIVLLQSAVAYFFMERHWQAVTSRLSAAVARDVAGLIDFYEAFPKDEHRDIIQRIAGEDLSIDVHFLPKEPLPPPAAKPFFSLLDHTLSRELSLRLQRPFWIDTVGRSNIVEIRVALDDSVMRLLAHRTQAYASNSEIFFIWTVIASLVIIAIATSFLRNQIRPILRLARAAEEFGKGREVAFSPRGAREVRQAGAAFLEMKRRVERAIEQRTTMLNGVSHDLRTIITRFKLSLALIGETAETAEMKKDVDEMERMVEAYLAFARGDGGEATAETDVTAILDELKTDTERRGLRAETSFFGRRQVAVRPAAFRRCLANLVGNAQRYAQNISLTAVNDGHMLTIHIDDDGPGIPVERREDAFRPFYRLDESRNQDESHSGLGLAIARDIMRSHGGEVTLEGSPLGGLRATVTLPV; this is translated from the coding sequence ATGACCTCAGCCCTCCCCGCCGCGCTCGACGCCCCGCGCCAGCTCTGGCGGCGCTTCGCCGGCTGGCTGCACGAGCGCATGCCCAAAGGCCTCTACGCCCGCTCGCTGCTGATCGTGATTCTACCGATCGTGCTGCTGCAATCGGCGGTCGCCTATTTCTTCATGGAGCGGCATTGGCAGGCGGTGACGTCTCGCCTCTCCGCCGCCGTGGCGCGCGACGTCGCCGGGCTGATCGATTTCTACGAGGCCTTTCCCAAGGACGAGCATCGCGACATCATCCAGCGCATCGCCGGCGAGGATTTGAGCATAGACGTTCATTTCCTGCCCAAGGAGCCGCTGCCGCCGCCCGCCGCCAAGCCCTTCTTCTCGCTGCTCGACCATACGCTGTCGCGGGAATTGTCGCTGCGCCTGCAACGCCCCTTCTGGATCGACACGGTGGGGCGCTCCAACATAGTGGAAATCAGAGTCGCGCTCGACGATTCGGTGATGCGGCTACTCGCGCATCGCACCCAGGCCTATGCGTCGAACTCGGAAATCTTCTTCATCTGGACCGTGATCGCGTCTCTGGTCATCATCGCCATCGCCACCTCCTTCCTGCGCAATCAGATCCGCCCGATTCTGCGCCTCGCCCGCGCGGCGGAGGAGTTCGGCAAGGGCCGCGAGGTCGCCTTCAGCCCGCGCGGCGCGCGCGAGGTGCGGCAGGCCGGCGCCGCCTTCTTGGAGATGAAGCGCCGCGTCGAGCGCGCCATTGAGCAGCGCACCACCATGCTCAACGGCGTGTCGCATGATCTGCGCACCATCATCACGCGCTTCAAGCTCTCGCTCGCCCTCATCGGCGAGACGGCGGAGACGGCCGAGATGAAAAAGGACGTCGACGAGATGGAGCGCATGGTGGAGGCCTATCTCGCCTTCGCGCGAGGCGATGGCGGCGAGGCGACGGCGGAGACCGATGTGACCGCCATTCTGGACGAGCTGAAGACCGATACGGAGCGGCGCGGCCTTCGGGCCGAGACGAGCTTTTTTGGCCGCAGGCAGGTCGCCGTGCGCCCGGCCGCCTTTCGCCGCTGCCTCGCCAATCTCGTCGGCAACGCCCAACGCTATGCGCAAAACATATCGCTCACCGCCGTCAATGACGGCCATATGCTGACCATCCACATTGACGACGATGGCCCGGGCATTCCGGTCGAGCGGCGAGAAGACGCCTTTCGGCCCTTCTACCGGCTGGACGAGTCGCGCAATCAGGACGAGAGCCATTCGGGTCTCGGCCTCGCCATAGCGCGCGACATCATGCGCTCGCATGGCGGCGAAGTGACGCTCGAGGGCTCGCCGCTCGGCGGCTTGCGCGCGACCGTCACCTTGCCGGTGTGA
- a CDS encoding dienelactone hydrolase family protein produces the protein MTDIVEGPALAALSCGKPAFLVVMLHGEGADGQTMVDHALNWAPTMPKAEFLSAEAPAGADGVKRWFDAADPEGLAKGLAALERFLEAALAQRRLPASHLALVGFSQGATLALLAGVARPGPAAAVVAFAGGPYGAAPSIGPDGAPPVLLIHGDADAISPLAAVRETKAALAGQGAKVLSMTRKGLDHAMDDDGVIAAGDFLTEHVVHKKSAAHEDDHDHDHDDHDHAH, from the coding sequence ATGACCGACATTGTGGAAGGGCCGGCGCTGGCCGCCCTCTCCTGCGGCAAGCCCGCTTTTCTCGTCGTGATGCTGCATGGGGAGGGCGCGGACGGCCAAACCATGGTCGATCACGCGCTCAATTGGGCGCCGACCATGCCCAAGGCCGAGTTTCTCTCCGCCGAGGCGCCCGCCGGCGCCGATGGCGTGAAGCGCTGGTTCGACGCCGCTGATCCAGAGGGGCTGGCCAAAGGGCTGGCGGCGCTGGAGCGCTTTCTCGAGGCGGCGCTGGCCCAGCGCCGGCTGCCGGCCTCGCATCTGGCGCTGGTCGGCTTCTCACAGGGGGCGACGCTCGCGCTGCTGGCTGGCGTCGCGCGGCCGGGGCCGGCGGCGGCGGTGGTGGCTTTCGCTGGCGGTCCCTATGGCGCGGCGCCGTCCATCGGCCCGGATGGCGCGCCGCCCGTGCTGCTGATCCATGGCGACGCCGACGCGATCTCGCCGCTCGCGGCCGTGCGCGAGACCAAGGCCGCTCTCGCAGGGCAGGGCGCCAAGGTCTTGTCGATGACGCGCAAGGGCCTCGATCATGCGATGGACGACGACGGGGTGATCGCCGCCGGCGATTTCCTCACCGAGCATGTCGTGCACAAGAAGAGCGCGGCGCATGAGGACGATCACGATCATGACCACGACGATCACGATCATGCGCATTGA
- a CDS encoding esterase-like activity of phytase family protein, with protein sequence MPFRNLLLASISTLALHGAAMAQTYRTPNVVANDGAASVGLGGVTFTNQGLVGTGRLPAGTIDFLGDTLGSFSSLAIDPYSWRRSGSTFVATMLALPDRGLNDPANGVFSDYAGRLLRFNIAFSPYSGANLPASTSSQNQVQISPDGGVLLRDNQGKTFTGADSGSGAVTLFGRLAPSPAAGIGAGKISLDAEGLAFKTDRSFYVSDEYGPSIFYFDANGNLVGSVGVPSSLLPRTNGAIDFNSTVAPTTGRRNNQGLEAVSVSPDGNRLFAILQSATMQDQASGQQTRNNTRILVYDISLNPTPAAPIETYVLQLPTYRQNGDGGSANRTAAQSEMVALNDKQFLVLARDGTGQGSAGGNPIMVKSIYLVDIGQATNVAGTAADTTAGGQVAPNGVLNPAITPAQSVELVNMLNPTQLARFGLNLNNGAPGQSAQSQLTLSEKWEGMALVPTLVEGRPNDFYLFVSNDNDFTTTNGVMQGQSYNSGQNNDNMVLVYQLTLPTAVDPLFLKSMRDTTPQVLGRIDAGALGLASSAAAPVIAQLQSIRRAQSGVFAAQGLSTWLGGNVDFGPTSSRPGLDGDRTLYGGSFGVDYGWKEIRVGVAATVRAGQYGGGALGYFDISPTVSPSLYAGYFGDLFYLHGTATFSPDVGFSDIRRLGAYGLTGVGRTSVDSYAFGGEIGAKLKLDAFQFTPFFGVTQTHATIRGYTESGAAGGNVVYPEHSTYATTLRFGGELSASFLGVNPWVRVAYNEMLDRDPRRVNVSLAGVLSQMATQTILIPTYDRNSVTVGVGAQGDLAPNIGWRIGYDADVATRNGAVAHSVTTAVRIGF encoded by the coding sequence ATGCCTTTTCGTAACTTGTTGCTCGCGTCCATCTCGACGCTGGCGCTGCACGGCGCTGCAATGGCGCAGACCTACCGCACGCCCAATGTCGTCGCCAACGACGGCGCCGCCTCCGTCGGCCTGGGTGGCGTGACCTTCACCAATCAAGGTCTCGTCGGAACGGGGCGTCTTCCGGCGGGAACGATCGACTTCCTCGGCGACACGCTCGGCTCCTTCTCGAGCCTCGCCATCGACCCTTATTCCTGGCGGCGCAGCGGCTCGACTTTCGTCGCGACCATGCTCGCTTTGCCCGACCGCGGCCTCAACGATCCCGCCAATGGAGTCTTCTCCGATTATGCGGGACGGCTGCTGCGCTTCAACATCGCCTTCTCGCCCTATTCGGGCGCGAATCTCCCCGCCTCCACCAGCTCGCAGAACCAGGTGCAGATATCGCCCGACGGCGGCGTCCTGCTGCGCGACAATCAGGGCAAGACCTTCACCGGCGCCGATTCTGGGTCGGGCGCCGTCACTCTCTTCGGCCGCCTCGCGCCGAGCCCTGCCGCCGGCATAGGCGCCGGCAAGATATCGCTCGACGCGGAGGGCCTCGCCTTCAAGACCGACCGCAGCTTCTACGTCAGCGACGAATATGGCCCGTCGATCTTCTATTTCGACGCCAATGGCAATCTCGTCGGCTCGGTCGGCGTTCCCTCTTCGCTGCTGCCGCGAACCAATGGCGCGATCGACTTCAACTCGACCGTCGCGCCGACGACGGGACGCCGCAACAATCAAGGCCTCGAGGCGGTCTCGGTGAGCCCGGACGGCAACCGGCTTTTCGCGATCCTGCAGAGCGCGACGATGCAGGACCAGGCCTCTGGACAGCAAACGCGCAACAATACGCGCATCCTGGTCTATGATATTTCGCTCAATCCGACGCCGGCGGCGCCGATCGAGACCTATGTGCTGCAGCTGCCGACCTACAGGCAGAACGGCGATGGCGGCAGCGCCAATCGCACCGCGGCGCAGAGCGAGATGGTGGCGCTCAACGACAAGCAGTTCCTCGTGCTGGCGCGCGACGGAACCGGCCAGGGTTCGGCGGGCGGCAATCCGATCATGGTCAAATCCATCTATCTCGTCGACATCGGACAGGCGACCAATGTCGCCGGCACGGCCGCCGATACGACGGCGGGCGGCCAGGTCGCGCCCAATGGCGTGCTGAATCCGGCGATCACGCCGGCGCAGTCTGTCGAGCTCGTGAACATGCTCAACCCGACGCAGCTCGCCCGCTTCGGCCTCAATCTGAACAATGGCGCGCCCGGCCAGTCGGCGCAATCGCAGCTCACCCTGTCGGAGAAATGGGAGGGCATGGCGCTCGTCCCGACGCTCGTCGAGGGCCGGCCGAACGACTTCTATCTCTTCGTCTCCAATGACAATGATTTCACCACGACCAATGGCGTGATGCAGGGCCAGAGCTACAACTCCGGCCAGAACAACGACAATATGGTCCTCGTCTATCAGCTCACTTTGCCGACCGCCGTCGATCCGCTGTTCCTCAAATCCATGCGCGATACGACGCCCCAGGTGCTCGGACGCATCGACGCCGGCGCTCTCGGCCTCGCCTCCAGCGCCGCCGCGCCGGTCATCGCGCAGCTGCAATCGATTCGACGCGCGCAGAGCGGCGTCTTCGCGGCGCAGGGCCTCTCGACCTGGCTCGGCGGCAATGTCGATTTCGGCCCCACTTCGTCGCGGCCCGGGCTCGACGGCGACCGCACGCTCTATGGCGGCTCCTTCGGCGTCGATTATGGCTGGAAGGAGATTCGCGTGGGCGTCGCGGCGACGGTGCGCGCAGGCCAATATGGCGGCGGCGCGCTGGGCTATTTCGACATTTCGCCGACCGTCTCGCCGAGCCTCTACGCCGGCTATTTCGGCGATCTCTTCTATCTGCACGGAACGGCGACCTTCTCGCCGGACGTCGGCTTCTCGGACATTCGCCGCCTCGGCGCCTATGGGCTCACCGGCGTCGGCCGCACCAGCGTCGATTCTTACGCGTTCGGCGGCGAGATCGGCGCCAAGCTCAAGCTAGACGCCTTCCAATTCACGCCCTTCTTCGGCGTGACGCAGACCCATGCGACCATTCGCGGCTATACGGAGAGCGGCGCCGCCGGCGGCAATGTCGTTTATCCAGAGCACTCGACCTATGCGACGACGCTGCGCTTCGGCGGCGAGCTCTCGGCCTCTTTTCTCGGCGTCAATCCTTGGGTGCGGGTCGCCTATAATGAGATGCTCGACCGCGATCCCAGACGCGTGAACGTCAGCCTCGCCGGCGTGCTCAGCCAAATGGCGACGCAAACGATCCTCATTCCGACCTATGATCGCAACTCCGTCACGGTCGGCGTCGGCGCGCAAGGCGATCTCGCGCCGAATATCGGCTGGCGCATCGGCTATGACGCCGATGTCGCGACTCGCAATGGGGCCGTCGCCCATTCGGTGACGACGGCCGTGCGCATCGGCTTTTGA
- a CDS encoding TetR/AcrR family transcriptional regulator, with translation MATSGKTNETGNGSGSVRDRIVESLMRLAARRAFEDIAISDIAQDADVSLADFRDSFPSKGAVLAAFSRKIDRQVLEDFSGRYASEPAKERLYEVLLRRLEALEPYRNALESVSQWASTDPLAAAALNRETVNSMRFMLEAADIDSEGALGALKLQGLAIAWWRVLGTWFDDRDVELCRTKAALDRELSRSEAVIERIEDVSRLTSPLRGLARAVFRGVTGRRRHRHHARDRDDEFEEDYEEARRRHHHAEDHPHAEGHHQGEGHRRHQDDATA, from the coding sequence ATGGCGACGAGCGGCAAGACCAACGAAACGGGCAATGGAAGCGGCTCGGTCCGCGACCGTATCGTCGAATCCTTGATGCGGCTGGCGGCGCGCCGCGCCTTCGAGGATATCGCCATCTCCGACATTGCCCAGGACGCCGATGTCTCGCTCGCGGATTTCCGCGACAGCTTTCCCTCCAAAGGCGCCGTGCTCGCGGCTTTCTCGCGCAAGATCGACCGGCAAGTGCTGGAGGATTTTTCCGGCCGCTACGCCTCGGAGCCCGCCAAGGAGCGGCTCTATGAGGTGCTGCTGCGCCGTCTCGAGGCGCTGGAGCCCTATCGCAATGCGCTGGAATCGGTGTCGCAATGGGCCTCGACCGATCCGCTGGCGGCGGCCGCGCTCAACCGCGAGACGGTCAATTCCATGCGCTTCATGCTGGAGGCCGCCGACATAGACAGCGAAGGCGCGCTCGGCGCGTTGAAGCTGCAGGGCCTCGCCATCGCCTGGTGGCGCGTGCTCGGGACCTGGTTCGACGATCGCGACGTCGAGCTCTGTCGCACCAAGGCCGCGCTCGACCGCGAGCTCTCGCGCAGCGAGGCGGTGATCGAGCGGATCGAGGATGTGAGCCGCTTGACCTCGCCGCTGCGCGGTTTGGCTCGGGCGGTGTTCCGTGGAGTGACCGGCCGCCGTCGTCATCGCCATCATGCGCGCGACCGCGACGATGAGTTCGAGGAAGACTATGAGGAGGCGCGTCGGCGTCACCACCACGCCGAAGACCATCCTCACGCCGAGGGCCATCACCAGGGCGAAGGCCATCGCCGGCATCAGGACGACGCCACCGCCTGA
- the proC gene encoding pyrroline-5-carboxylate reductase — MAEAAELPRSITLVGAGKMGFALLQGWAARGLSGAGVTIVEPQPSPALVSLAQERGFRLNPEHREAPRALLLAIKPQALDQVAPTIVGEAGADTLIVSILAGKRVADLSARLPQARLFVRAMPNTPAAIGRGITGAFAAPAVDAENHALAEALLAAVGEVVWVESEPLVDAVTSVSGSGPAYVFYFVECLTRAGIEAGLPEVTAARLARATVSGAGELLRQSADTMPATLRQNVTSPAGTTAAALEVLMAGDGLAPLLERAVAAAKRRAGELSG; from the coding sequence ATGGCCGAAGCGGCCGAGCTGCCCCGCTCCATCACCCTGGTCGGGGCCGGAAAAATGGGTTTCGCCCTGCTGCAGGGCTGGGCGGCTCGCGGGCTTTCTGGCGCGGGTGTGACCATTGTCGAGCCGCAGCCATCGCCGGCGCTCGTCTCGCTCGCGCAGGAACGCGGCTTTCGCCTCAATCCCGAACATCGCGAGGCCCCGCGCGCGCTTCTGCTGGCCATCAAGCCGCAGGCGCTGGATCAGGTTGCGCCGACGATCGTGGGAGAAGCCGGCGCAGACACGCTCATCGTCTCCATTCTCGCCGGCAAGCGCGTCGCCGATCTTTCCGCGCGGCTGCCGCAGGCGCGGCTTTTCGTGCGCGCAATGCCCAACACGCCGGCCGCCATCGGCCGCGGAATCACCGGCGCCTTCGCCGCGCCCGCCGTCGATGCGGAGAATCACGCGCTGGCCGAGGCTCTGCTCGCCGCCGTCGGCGAGGTGGTTTGGGTGGAGAGCGAGCCGCTGGTCGACGCCGTGACTTCCGTGTCCGGCTCCGGTCCGGCCTATGTCTTCTATTTCGTCGAATGCCTCACCCGAGCGGGGATCGAAGCCGGCCTGCCGGAGGTGACGGCGGCGCGGCTCGCCCGCGCAACCGTTTCTGGCGCCGGCGAATTATTGCGGCAGAGCGCCGATACGATGCCGGCGACGCTTCGTCAGAACGTCACTTCGCCCGCCGGCACCACCGCCGCTGCGCTCGAGGTTCTGATGGCGGGCGACGGCCTCGCGCCGCTGCTGGAGCGCGCGGTCGCCGCGGCGAAGCGGCGGGCCGGGGAATTGTCCGGCTGA